A section of the Hevea brasiliensis isolate MT/VB/25A 57/8 chromosome 17, ASM3005281v1, whole genome shotgun sequence genome encodes:
- the LOC131175417 gene encoding cytochrome P450 726A27-like: MEHQILSFPVLVSFLLFILMLLRIWKKHNNDYTPPPGPWKLPFLGNLHQLAGSSLTHHRLRDLARTYGPVMGIQLGQVPAVVISSPEAAKEVLKIQEVQFADRSPVLATEKVLYNGNDIVFGLYGDQWRQMRKICTLELLSAKRVQSFKAVREEEVLNFVRFLDSKSGTPVNLTHSLFALTNTIISRTSIGKNCKNQETLLRIIDDIIGVVGGFSPADVFPSFKFLLSITGEKSRLELLHRETDQILEDIINEHRASKALSKKSDLSEADNLLDVLVNLQDCGNFQVPLTNDCIKGAILDMFIAGTDTSSKTAEWAMAELMKNPRAMKKAQEEVRHVFGKKGKVDEAGFQELKYLKLVIKETLRLHPPAPMIQRQCREKTQVNGYDINPKTKIFVHIWAIGRDPNIWTEADKFCPERFIDSTIDYKGSNFELLPFGAGKRICPGMTLGLVSLELSLAQMLYHFDWKLPDGVTPDNLDMSEGFGGAIKRGVDLKLIPIPCSPMPIQ; encoded by the exons ATGGAGCACCAAATCCTCTCATTTCCAGTCCTTGTAAGCTTCCTCCTTTTTATCTTGATGTTGTTAAGAATATGGAAGAAACACAACAACGACTATACCCCTCCTCCAGGACCTTGGAAGTTACCTTTCTTAGGTAACCTTCACCAGCTAGCTGGCTCTTCTCTAACCCATCACCGCCTAAGAGATTTGGCTAGAACTTATGGACCTGTCATGGGTATTCAACTCGGCCAAGTTCCCGCCGTGGTCATTTCCTCGCCAGAAGCAGCCAAAGAAGTGTTGAAAATCCAGGAAGTGCAATTCGCTGATAGATCCCCTGTCCTCGCGACAGAAAAGGTGCTTTATAATGGCAATGACATTGTGTTTGGCCTTTATGGAGATCAATGGAGACAAATGAGAAAAATTTGCACATTGGAGCTTCTTAGTGCCAAACGCGTGCAATCCTTTAAAGCGGTAAGGGAAGAAGAGGTATTAAATTTTGTCAGATTCCTTGATTCGAAGTCTGGAACTCCAGTGAACCTTACTCATTCGCTCTTTGCTTTAACCAATACCATTATCTCAAGAACCTCCATCGGTAAGAATTGCAAAAACCAAGAAACACTCTTGAGGATTATCGACGACATAATTGGGGTAGTAGGAGGTTTCAGTCCTGCCGATGTGTTCccttccttcaaatttcttctctCCATAACTGGGGAAAAGTCTAGACTCGAGCTCTTGCATCGAGAAACAGACCAGATTCTTGAAGACATTATAAACGAGCACAGAGCCAGCAAGGCACTATCCAAGAAAAGTGATCTGAGCGAGGCTGATAATCTTCTGGATGTTCTTGTGAATCTTCAGGATTGTGGAAACTTTCAAGTCCCGTTAACCAACGACTGCATCAAAGGAGCCATTCTG GATATGTTTATTGCTGGGACCGACACATCCTCCAAAACTGCAGAATGGGCAATGGCAGAGTTGATGAAGAATCCAAGAGCAATGAAAAAAGCACAGGAAGAAGTAAGGCATGTTTTTGGTAAAAAGGGAAAAGTGGATGAAGCAGGCTTTCAAGAATTAAAATATCTCAAGTTAGTTATCAAAGAAACCTTGAGATTACATCCTCCAGCGCCCATGATTCAAAGACAATGTAGGGAAAAGACTCAGGTCAATGGATATGACATTAATCCCAAAACTAAGATCTTTGTTCATATATGGGCAATTGGAAGAGATCCCAATATCTGGACTGAAGCTGACAAGTTCTGCCCAGAAAGATTCATCGATTCCACAATTGATTACAAGGGGTCTAATTTTGAACTGCTTCCATTTGGTGCAGGAAAGAGGATATGCCCTGGCATGACATTAGGTCTTGTTAGTTTGGAGCTTTCCCTAGCACAAATGCTGTATCATTTTGACTGGAAACTTCCCGATGGAGTAACCCCAGATAATCTGGATATGAGTGAAGGTTTTGGTGGTGCAATCAAAAGAGGAGTAGATCTTAAGTTGATTCCCATTCCATGCAGTCCTATGCCTATACAATAA